Proteins co-encoded in one Paraburkholderia edwinii genomic window:
- a CDS encoding efflux RND transporter permease subunit: MLGLVRIALRRPYTFVVLAIVIFIIGPLSALKTPTDIFPDIRIPVISIVWQYTGLPPDQMAGRITSTFERTITTTVNDVEHIEAQSINGFAVIKVFFQPGVNIATANAQVTAVAQTQLKQLPPATTPPLILNYNASTVPIIQLALSGKGLTEQNLGDLGLNQLRPQLVTVAGASIPYPFGGKTRQVQIDVDPAKLQARGLSAQDVATALATQNLTTPVGTAKMGDHEYVLQLNNAPSLIRDLADLPVKAVNGTTVYIRDVANVRDGAPPQTNIVHVNGHRSVLMSVLKNGSVSTLAIIAGIKQHVDDARAALPDNLQIDPIGDQSLFVRAAVSGVAREAVIAAVLTSLMILLFLGSWRSTVIIATSIPLAILGSIIALSALGETLNIMTLGGLALAVGILVDDATVTIENINWHLEHGKPVEDAILDGAAQIVTPAFVSLLCICIVFVPMFFLNGVARFLFVPMAEAVIFAMVSSFILSRTLVPTMANFLLKPHDPEHAEGEHKQPSRNPLVRFQRGFEASFERIRVVYRGLLMLALDHRKPFLIGFLGFVLLSFGLVPFLGRNFFPAVDAGQILMHVRAPVGTRVERTSEIFANIEDTVRTIIPPNELGTVVDNIGQPVSGINTAYNNTGTIGSQDGDIQIELKEGHAPTAEYVRQMREELPRRFPGETFSFPPADIISQILNFGSPAPIDLQVRGNNLNGNFAYVNAVLRDIREVPGVVDARIQQSQQIPTFNVNVDRTRAQLLNITERDVTNSLVVNLAGSSQVAPTYWLNNANGVSYPIVMQTPQYTLDSLSALRNIPITAGAPLNAQVLGGLATFDRTATSSVVSQYNIVPMVEIFAATQDRDLGAVASDIQKIVARHAKELPKGSNVALLGQVQTMNAAFGGMLFGLLGAVVLIYLLIVVNFQSWSDPFVIVSALPAALAGIIWMLFATHTTLSVPALTGAIMCMGVATANSILVVSFCRERLAEHGDPLKAAIEAGFTRFRPVLMTALAMIIGMLPMALALGEGGEQNAPLGRAVIGGLLFATTASLFFVPIMFSIIHARDKRAASPASASGGPAHVV, from the coding sequence ATGCTCGGCCTGGTACGTATTGCCCTTCGACGGCCATACACCTTCGTCGTGCTGGCGATCGTCATCTTCATCATCGGGCCGCTGTCCGCGCTGAAGACGCCAACCGACATCTTTCCCGACATCCGCATTCCGGTGATCAGTATCGTGTGGCAGTACACGGGCCTGCCGCCGGACCAGATGGCCGGCCGCATCACGTCGACGTTCGAACGCACGATTACGACGACGGTGAACGACGTCGAGCACATCGAGGCGCAGTCGATCAACGGCTTCGCGGTGATCAAGGTGTTCTTCCAGCCGGGCGTGAATATCGCGACCGCGAACGCCCAGGTGACCGCCGTCGCGCAGACGCAGCTCAAGCAGCTGCCGCCCGCGACCACGCCGCCGCTGATCCTGAACTACAACGCGTCGACGGTGCCGATCATCCAGCTCGCACTATCGGGCAAGGGGCTCACTGAACAGAACCTCGGCGACCTCGGCTTGAACCAGCTGCGTCCGCAACTGGTGACGGTGGCGGGTGCGTCGATTCCGTATCCGTTCGGCGGCAAGACGCGCCAGGTGCAGATCGACGTCGATCCTGCGAAGCTGCAGGCACGCGGGCTCTCCGCGCAGGACGTCGCGACCGCGCTCGCCACGCAGAACCTGACCACGCCGGTCGGCACCGCGAAGATGGGCGACCACGAATACGTGCTGCAGCTGAACAACGCGCCGTCGCTGATTCGCGATCTCGCCGACCTGCCGGTCAAGGCGGTAAACGGCACGACCGTCTATATTCGCGACGTCGCGAACGTGCGCGACGGCGCGCCGCCGCAAACCAATATCGTGCACGTGAACGGCCACCGTTCGGTGCTGATGTCGGTGCTGAAGAACGGCTCGGTATCGACGCTCGCGATCATTGCGGGCATCAAGCAGCACGTCGACGATGCGCGCGCGGCGCTGCCCGATAACCTGCAGATCGATCCGATCGGCGACCAGTCGCTGTTCGTGCGTGCGGCGGTGAGCGGTGTGGCGCGCGAAGCGGTGATCGCGGCGGTGCTGACGAGCCTGATGATTCTGCTGTTCCTCGGCAGCTGGCGTTCGACGGTCATCATCGCCACGTCCATTCCGCTGGCCATTCTCGGTTCGATCATCGCGCTGTCGGCGCTCGGCGAGACGCTCAACATCATGACGCTCGGCGGCCTCGCGCTTGCGGTCGGCATTCTGGTGGACGACGCGACCGTGACCATCGAGAACATCAACTGGCACCTCGAGCACGGCAAGCCTGTCGAAGATGCGATTCTCGACGGCGCCGCGCAGATCGTCACCCCAGCCTTCGTGTCGCTGCTGTGTATCTGTATCGTGTTCGTGCCGATGTTCTTCCTGAACGGCGTCGCGCGCTTCCTGTTCGTGCCGATGGCCGAGGCCGTGATCTTCGCGATGGTGTCGTCGTTCATCCTGTCGCGTACGCTCGTGCCGACCATGGCGAACTTCCTGCTGAAGCCGCACGATCCCGAACACGCAGAGGGCGAACACAAGCAGCCGTCGCGCAACCCGCTCGTGCGTTTTCAGCGAGGCTTCGAAGCGAGTTTCGAGCGCATTCGCGTGGTTTATCGCGGGTTGCTTATGCTCGCGCTCGATCATCGCAAGCCGTTCCTGATCGGCTTTCTCGGTTTCGTGCTGCTGTCGTTCGGGCTGGTGCCGTTTCTCGGCCGCAACTTCTTCCCGGCCGTCGACGCGGGGCAGATCCTGATGCACGTGCGCGCGCCCGTGGGCACACGCGTCGAGCGCACCTCGGAAATCTTCGCGAATATCGAAGATACGGTCCGCACGATCATTCCGCCGAACGAGCTCGGCACGGTGGTCGACAATATCGGGCAGCCGGTCAGCGGTATTAACACGGCCTATAACAACACGGGCACGATCGGCTCGCAGGACGGCGACATCCAGATCGAGCTGAAGGAAGGTCACGCTCCGACTGCCGAATACGTGCGGCAGATGCGCGAAGAACTGCCGCGCCGCTTTCCGGGCGAGACGTTCTCGTTCCCGCCGGCGGACATCATCAGCCAGATCCTGAACTTCGGCTCGCCGGCGCCGATCGATCTGCAGGTGCGCGGCAACAACCTCAACGGCAACTTCGCGTATGTGAACGCGGTGCTGCGTGACATTCGCGAGGTGCCGGGCGTCGTCGACGCGCGCATCCAGCAGTCGCAGCAGATTCCGACCTTCAACGTGAACGTCGACCGCACGCGCGCGCAGCTGCTCAACATCACCGAACGCGACGTGACGAACAGCCTGGTGGTGAACCTCGCCGGTTCGAGCCAGGTCGCGCCGACGTACTGGCTCAATAACGCGAACGGCGTGTCGTATCCGATCGTGATGCAGACGCCGCAGTACACGCTCGATTCGCTGTCCGCGTTGCGCAACATTCCGATCACGGCCGGCGCGCCGCTCAACGCGCAGGTGCTGGGCGGCCTCGCAACCTTCGATCGCACGGCGACGAGTTCGGTGGTGAGCCAGTACAACATCGTGCCCATGGTCGAGATCTTTGCGGCGACGCAGGATCGCGATCTCGGCGCGGTCGCTTCGGATATTCAGAAGATCGTCGCGCGACATGCGAAGGAGTTGCCGAAGGGTTCGAACGTCGCGCTGCTCGGCCAGGTCCAGACGATGAACGCCGCGTTCGGCGGCATGCTGTTCGGCCTGCTCGGCGCCGTCGTGCTGATCTATCTGCTGATTGTCGTGAACTTCCAGTCGTGGTCCGATCCGTTCGTGATCGTGTCCGCGCTGCCGGCCGCCCTGGCGGGCATTATCTGGATGCTGTTCGCGACGCACACCACGTTGTCGGTGCCGGCGCTGACCGGCGCGATCATGTGTATGGGTGTCGCGACCGCGAATTCGATTCTGGTGGTGAGCTTCTGCCGCGAACGGCTCGCCGAGCACGGCGACCCGCTCAAGGCCGCGATCGAAGCCGGCTTCACGCGTTTCCGCCCGGTGCTGATGACCGCGCTCGCGATGATTATCGGCATGCTGCCGATGGCGCTCGCACTCGGCGAAGGCGGCGAGCAGAATGCGCCGCTCGGCCGCGCGGTGATCGGCGGCCTGCTGTTCGCGACTACCGCATCGCTTTTCTTCGTCCCTATCATGTTTAGCATTATTCACGCGCGCGACAAACGCGCGGCAAGCCCGGCATCCGCCTCGGGAGGTCCTGCTCATGTCGTCTGA